A segment of the Candidatus Pelagisphaera phototrophica genome:
TTTACATTTATCACCTCCGCAATTCTGCCTGGTTTAGCAGATAAAACAATAATTTGGTTTGAAAGAAATACTGCCTCCGCTGCTGAGTGAGTAACAAAAAACGCGGTCCATCCATCTCGAGCCTTAATCCGAAGCAAATCCTCGTTTAATTTATCCCGAGTCATTTCATCAAGAGCTCCGAAAGGCTCGTCCAACAAAAGTAACTTAGGCGACAGAGTGAGAGCCCTCGCAATAGAAACCCTCATTTTCATGCCCCCAGAAAGCTGCCAAGGAAAATGACGCAGTGCATGAGATAGACCAACGAGTTCAAGCACTTCGCGAGCAGTCTCTTGCCTTTTTCTCTTAGACACTCCACGGAGTTGAGATGAGAGTTCGACGTTCGAAAGGACTCGTCTCCAAGGCAGAAGATTTGCGTCCTGAAATATGAAAGCCATCTCTTCACGGGCGTTCTTGGGGTCCAAACCATCGATGGTCACAGATCCTTCGCTGGCAAGGTGAAGGCCAGCAATTAGTTTTAAAAACGTGGATTTCCCGCACCCACTGGGTCCAACTAGGCTAACGAAGTCTCCTTTTTTCGCAGAAAAATTAATCCTATCGAGCACAATTGTATCCCCGAAGCACTTACTAGCGTTTTCGATCTTTACCAAAGGAGTATCTGGGTTAGGAGGAATTAACACGCTTAGCTTGAAAAATAAAAACTTGTTTCACTGGCTTAAAAAAACAATCGGAGCTTCAATTTCGAATACTTCGCTATTTCGCTAGAGCGGAACTACTATTACATTGAGAGATTCCGTTAGTGTTCCTATGCAGGTTGAGCTTCGAAAGGATTTTTATGATAACTAATCATTTTGCCTGGATTTAATAGAGCCTTCGGGTCAACAGCGTCCTTCAGAGCCCTTTTCTCCACTATGTCAGGGTGAACCCCGCCTTCTTCTAACTTGTAGGTGTGTGGATTCGCTATGCCTACGCCGATCGATTTACAGAAATCTATTATTTCGTTCAACCTCTCTTCTGTTGTGAATTTTATTAGCGGTATGCCTCCGACTGTTACTCCAGGTTTACCCGCTTCGAACTTTGCGTTTCCTAATGTTAATTCGAGATGTAGTAAAAATTCATCTCCGTACTTATTTTTAAGCTTATCTAAATTCTCGCTAAAATTTTCCCCGAAGCCGCACTGCAAATATGTAATAGACGGGTCCGCTTTTATAGCCCAAAGAGTCGTATGGTTCCATGTGTAGTCTGTGATGAAGGGTGGTTTAGGAGGATTACCAAAAGGGCGAGAATATACGTGTGCAATGCCGGCAGCTTTAGCGGATTCTAAAAGAGCTTCGACGGCAGGCTCATCGACCATCAGGAAAGTAGCCATTTTTTCCTCGGGCAGGAATTTTTTCAATGGCTTGAAGTAGCTGCAAATCTCAGCTTCGAACACTGTGACTAATCTTTTGACGATCTTATCGTCAGTCGCGACCGAGTATGTCCATTCCAGAAGCTCGTGCCAGTTGTCATGGACGAAAATCAATTGTTCCCAATTGAAGGCCTTTCCGAGTCGCATTTCAACCTCGACCATAATCCCCGTTGTCCCGTAGGTATGTAGGGCCTTTATCGCATCTTTTTCCTCGAATTTTATAAATTTCGGTTCCGACTCCATCGTCATAATAGTGACGGACTTCACGTTGTCACCTGAGGAGATACCGCCGTGTAAAATCGAGCCAATTCCGCCAGAACCTCCGCAAAAAAATCCTCCAATTGAACTGATAGCCCACGTAGACGGCATACATCTTAACTCCCAACCGGCTTTTCTTGCTTCGAACTCGATTGCTCGCAGTGTCGCACCAGCCTCGGCACGCACCACCCCATCAACACTAAAAATTTTTGACATGCCAGAAAGGTCTAGCACTGCTCCACCATACAGTGGGATGAGCTGACCATAGTTGCCGGACCCACCACCCCGAATCACAACAGGAACATCCTTTGAAAAAAACAATGCTGTAATGTCTCTAAGCTCTTCTCTTGTATCGATTCGGATTGCAACCTCAGCCCGCCTATCTTCAAGCAAACGCTTCAAAATTGGGGAATACCAATAGAAGTCTTTCGAAAACTTTTCCGTTTTGCTGCCCGTGAAAATCCGCTCCTTTGGTACGATCGATTGAAGTGTAGAAACTATTTCGGGTGTGATTGTTGGTAAATAAATTGGTTTTGAGGTCATTCCCTGGTGAACCAGCAGGAATGTTGCCATTTTTTATCGCCTCGCTTAATTTAAAAGAGCTATGGAATTGGTACGCTCTTTGCTGACCCGTAAACTTATGATGAGTTTTGGGAATCCTGTTGGGCAGCGACTATTCGTAATCGGTCAAAACTCTGGCCTCACGAACTTCGTAAAGAGATTGAGGCTTTTGATTGTTACCACCTCAGTCCTACTAGCTATTTGTTTATCGAGTTCACACGCGATGCCTGAGTCAGCATCTGATCAGAGATCTCCGATCCCAGTAGTGGTTCAGTTTGATTGGATTTTTAATGCCCAGTTTGCTGGATTTTATCAAGGAATTGAACAAGGCTTTTTTCTCGATCAGGGTCTTCGACTCGAACTACGAGGAGGCGTTACCACCGCAAATACGGTTTCGGCAACAGTTGAGGTTCCAGGCCTCAGTATTGGTTCCACAGAAAGCAATGTTTTAATTGCTGAAGTTGCCGAGGGAGCGGATGTAGTTGCTCTAGGAACAATGTTTCAGGATAGCCCGATGGGTTGGATGTACATCAAAGGAGGAAACATTAGTAAATTTTCGGATCTTGCGGATCGGCGAATAGGAATCCATTCTGATGGTGCTAGAGTGATTGAGCTTCTTTTACGGGAAGCCGGTGCGGACACCTCCGAACTTGACACGTTTAAGGCATCCCACGACCCCCAGCCGTTGTTAGACGGGAAGCTCGACGCCCTTCAATGTTATTACATCGATGAATTTGTAAAGCTGCAGAAAATGGTCGGAGACAGGGCTGGAATATTTTTGGCACGAGATCATGGCTATAAAGCTTACTCGCAGGTCATGTTTACTGAACGGAAGACGGCTTTGGCGAAATCCTCAAACCTCCGCGGATTTCTGAAAGCAGCTAAGCTTGGATGGGCTTACGCCTTTGATAATCCAGAGGAGACGATCGACTTGATTTTGGAGAAATACAATCCATCACTAGATCGCGATTACCAACTTCGCTCATTGGCAAAGATTAGAGAGCTAATGGAGCCTGAATCCGGCTCACTTTTTCGCCCCATGAGCCCAGACCTTCTAGAAAACGGGCAATCAAGACTTTTAGAGCATGGATTGATATCAGACTCGATTTCAATAAAAGATCTTTTGAGCCAGCAATTTCTTCCGCATGACTAAGACAAGATAACATGCCCGAAACTTTCATACTTCGTAACGCAGCAATTCCAAAATCATTGCTTGCCAATTCAATCGGATCTGAAGGGGCGGCCAGGGAAGCTGAGATTTTAATCCGAGACCTGGAAATTTCGGATACACTTATAACAGCGATCGCAGCTCCTGGTGTAATCAATGCAACTGATGGTGTTAAAGTTAAAGATCTGAGTAACAGAATCGTTTTACCAGGATTTATAGATTCTCATGTTCACTTGGACAAAGCATTCACATGGGATCGGGCACCCAACGTCAGGGGAGAATTTTGGGATGCTATCGATTTATTGTCTAGAGATAGATTTAACTGGACAACTGAAGACCTCTACCGCCGAGGAGACTTCGCCCTTAGATGTGCTGAATCCCACGGCACGGTTGCCATGCGAACCCATTTAGATGTCGGGCGAGATTTCGGGGAAAATAGCTACGAAGCCATGAGGGCTTTGAGCGAGCGTTGGTCAGGCCGGATTCAACTACAGACTGTCAGTCTATGTGGCATTGAACTTTACATGGAGCCAATCGGACAAGAAATCGCTGAGAAGTCCCTAAATTTTCCCAAAGCATTGTTGGGCGGGATGCCTCAGATGGGGCCAAATTTGGACGCAGAATTGGATTATTTTTTTGATTTGGCTGCCGAGTTGGGATTAGGCGTTGATTTACATGTCGACGAGAATGGGTTGGCAGAAGCTGAATGCGTCCGGCGCATCGCAAAAACCATCCTGAAAAAAGATTTTTCGCTCCCTGTAACCTGCGGCCATGTTTGCAGCTTAGCCATTCAGGATGAAAGCCGAGCGAATTCGACGATAGACCTTATTAAAGAAGCCGGAGTGCAAATCGTATCCTTGCCGATGTGCAATATGTATTTACAAGATAGGCGGGTAGCAAAGGACTCCGCTCGAGCAACTCCTCGGTGGAGAGGCGTGACTTTGTTGCATGAGCTGGAAACCGCGGGAGTTCCACTAGCCTGTGCAAGTGATAACGTTCGAGACGCCTTTTATGCGTGGGGAGATTTCGATATGTTTGAGGTATTGGTTCAAAGCATCCGCATTGCTCATTTAGACATGAAGCTTAATGCAGCGACTAGAATGGTTACTTCGGGGCCAGCAGATATAATGGGGTTAGAAGGTATGGGACGAGTCGAGGAAGGTTCCGATGCCCGCTTGGTAGTTTTTGACAGTAGAAGTTTTAATGAACTGCTCGCTCGCCCTGCACAGAAAAGAGAATTGATAGGTTTCCACTCTGAAGCGAAAGAGACCCCAGACTACGAGGAGCTCCAGCACTAGGATGGCTCGTTTTTGGCAGGAATACTGCTCGCCGAATTTATGCAAATTATAAGATTAACAAAAATCGCTCTGGTTTTTTCTGTAGCGTTACTACTTTTTCTGATCGTTCTCAATAATATCACTGACTACGGCTCAAACCTTCTCTTCGTCGAGAACGTATTGGGAATGACCACCGTATTTGAGGGGAACCAGTTGATGTGGCGTTCCATCGACAGTCCTCTCGTCCACACGATTTTTTATGCGACAATCATATTATGGGAAGGGGCAGCTATGGTCTTTTGCTTCATCGGGGGATATAAACTTTTGAGCCGATTAAAAGCTCCGCAAGCAGAATTCGCAGAAGGAAAGTCACTCGCTATTGCTGGCCTTGTGCTTAGTATGCTTCAATGGTTCGTAGCGTTTATTACAATTGGAGGTGAGTGGTTCACCATGTGGCAATCTGAAATATGGAACGGTCAAGATGCAGCTTTTCGCATGTTCGCTTGCTTCGGAATCATCCTTATATTCGTTTATTTGCCCGAGTTCGGCGAAAATTCGCGGGGACTTTCGGAGGAAGAAAACACCAATTGAGATTCAAAACCCGCTTTATTTTGTGCAAAATTGACCATCGGTGTTGATCAAAAAGAGGACTGCATTCCAGCCCGCCTTTAATTTCTAAACAGATTTCCTAAAGAAAAATCGATGCAGCGTCTAAGAAGTTACGGAAATACGGAACGCGACTTTGTGTCTCCACTTCGGAACAGATTATGCTCGGACTAGTGCATGAGCAAAATCTGTAAGGTTCTTTCACTGACTCTGTTTTTCTATTCCGTCGCAGTTGCTGGGCTTACAATGGATGTCTATCTGATACGCTCAAATTATATATTAACCATGGCAAAAGGCTCTGCTGAGCCTTTAGATGGTTACATTCAAATTTCAAAAGAAGGCCTAATTATTGATATAGTCGAAGGCGAACCCTCTGAAACGCTAGGTGGGACTCTAATTGATGCCCGCGGTAAAATTATTCTGCCTGGATTTGTTTCTGGTCACAACCACCTTTGGCAAAGTGCTTTCCGTGGATTGGCAAGTGATCAAGAGCTCTACGGATGGCTCAATTCCTTGCACTGGACCTTTGGGGATTTCTTTCAAGATGGAGACATGTATAATTTCACCCTATACGGTGCACTTGATCAGCTTGCCAACGGCATTACCACTACTCTGAACCATTCACAAAATGTGGCACCCACTTATGATCAATATCTTGAACAGTTTGAGGCAGAGATGGCCGCCGGCCAGCACTTCATTTTTTCTTATGTACTTGACGAGAATGAGCCGAGCGCAGCGATCCGAAAATCGAAATTGCTCTCCCTGATAGATGATACTTCTAGGCGCCCTGGCCCTCATGCCTGCTTGGGTTTTGGATTACATGGGACTGGTATTTATCGTGATATGGACTTTCATCGCGAAGAAGTTAATTTGGCAAAGGAACTCGATTTAGATATGCAGATCCACTATCTGGAGGAGAAAGCTGAATCTTTTAGGAATGGGCAGAAAAAGTTCGAGTTAATGGCTGAGAAGGGCGGGCTCTGGGATGGCCTTGTTTACGCCCACTTTATACATGTCACAGATAAAATTTTGGAAACTTCAGCGAAAGCAGGTGCGAAAATGATATGGAATCCCCTCTCGAATGGTCGATTAGCATCAGGGTTGGCTGATATTCCAAGATATCTTTCCGCAGGTCTTGAAATTGGTATGGGAGTCGACGGAAGTGCAAGTGGTGACGTTTGCGACCCTTTTCAAAATATGAGAATGGGGATGTACGCGTTGCGAATGAAAGACTCTAACGCAGCTGTTATGTCATCCATTGATATTTTGCGAATGCACACCCTAAAAACTGCACAGGTCCTCGAGGTTGATGATCGAGTCGGCAGCCTAGAATTGGGCAAATTTGCAGACTTTCTCATAATTCAGCCAGGCTCTCCTGTTTTCGACCCCTACTCGACAGTCGTATTGGCAACAAGTGCTAACGATATAGAAAGCGTTTGGGTGCGAGGCCAAAAAATAGTAGAAAACAGAAGGTTCCCAAATCACGATATGGGGGCAATCAAAAATGAGGTTGCTCGACGAGTTGCTCGCATAGTTTCGGATCAAACTGGCAATAATTAACCTCGGAGGCGACTTGATCCAAACCTTGAAACCCGGTAAAACATAAGGGAATTAGTTGGTAGCCACTCAATTTTTTGCTGGTGTACGCAGGCTCCAAAAAAATCGAGAGCCAACAGAGTAAATCAATACATGCTATAAGAATGCCCTATTATTAGTATCAATAGGCATCAAGTTTGTCCTGATAAAAAATAAAAAGCCCTAAAAATTAATATTAAAGGCCATCCTCGGTGGGAGGCTTGGCATATTCGAAGTCGATCATATCCTGAAGGAACTTCACAGTGCCTTCTACTGCTAGCTCCAGGTACTCAGCCGCAATCTCATCAGTCACGCCGGTTGGATCCCCAAATACTCCTGTCGAAGACCAATCTTCTGTTTTCCATTGTGCATAGACTTTTCCAGTCAAACCGATTCCGGTAGTCGGGTAGTCAGGGAAGCAAGGTTTTGCTAACTCGTCTTTAACTAGTTCAGGTTCCAGTGCTTTTACTAGAGCCGTCTCTGTAAAACTAGCATGTATTCCATAATCTTTTTCTCTCGAATCCACGCTGGGGGGAAGATCTACCCCGTTAACATAAGAACTCGCCGAACCGAAGAATGTAGTCATCCCAAATTCATCTCGGATATCCCTTGTCACTGAATGTAAGACACCTACATTTCCGCCATGACCATTAAAAAAGCAAAGTTTGCGAAAACCGGATTCGTGCACGCTTCGGCCGATTTCGAAAAGCATGTCATATAGCGTCTTTGCTCCGACCCAAATTGTGCCCGGAAAACCACGGTGTTCATTACTTTTACTAATCGTAATCGGCGGCAAGAGATAGGCAGGCGCGACTTCAGGAAGTCGATCCATAGCCCTTTCAAGTACCCCTGAGCTGATTATTGTATCGGTATATATTGGTAGGTGGTGACCGTGCTGCTCGGTTGCTCCAACTGGAAGCACTGCTAGGGCTTTAGATTTATCTATAGCCTTAACTTCCGGCCAGGTCATGTGAGCTAAAAAGCGCTTGTTTGCCATGCTTGAACAGTCAGCTACTTCCGCGCCGATCCTTAATTCTCAGCGAATATATCGCTATTTTTTCTGCACAAACCTTTACCTGATGTAAGTTTGGCACTTAGCTTGCTTTTGTCTTTTATGCCCAAATTTATTAATCCCGATAACATTCCATCTCCGTTCGCTAACTACAGCCACGCGGTAGAAATTCCAACAAAGTCCCGAATTCTTTTTTGCTCAGGGCAATTGAGCGTTTCACTAAATGAATCAATTCCTGAAGACGCTGAAAGCCAAACAGTACTCATTTTCGAAAACATAAAGGCTGTACTCAAGGAAACAAATATGACATTAGCCAACGTCGTACGCATAAATACTTTTGTAACTAGCAGAGAGCACTTAAAGCCTTTTATGAAAGTTAGAGATGGATTATTTAAATCCCCAGGTCCCGCTTCGACTTTAATTATTGTGTCTGGATTCTCGCGGGAGGAATTTTTGGTAGAAATTGAAGTGGTTGCTGCCGCAACAGACTAGTCCGCTTCCA
Coding sequences within it:
- a CDS encoding ABC transporter substrate-binding protein; translation: MPESASDQRSPIPVVVQFDWIFNAQFAGFYQGIEQGFFLDQGLRLELRGGVTTANTVSATVEVPGLSIGSTESNVLIAEVAEGADVVALGTMFQDSPMGWMYIKGGNISKFSDLADRRIGIHSDGARVIELLLREAGADTSELDTFKASHDPQPLLDGKLDALQCYYIDEFVKLQKMVGDRAGIFLARDHGYKAYSQVMFTERKTALAKSSNLRGFLKAAKLGWAYAFDNPEETIDLILEKYNPSLDRDYQLRSLAKIRELMEPESGSLFRPMSPDLLENGQSRLLEHGLISDSISIKDLLSQQFLPHD
- a CDS encoding FAD-binding oxidoreductase — its product is MATFLLVHQGMTSKPIYLPTITPEIVSTLQSIVPKERIFTGSKTEKFSKDFYWYSPILKRLLEDRRAEVAIRIDTREELRDITALFFSKDVPVVIRGGGSGNYGQLIPLYGGAVLDLSGMSKIFSVDGVVRAEAGATLRAIEFEARKAGWELRCMPSTWAISSIGGFFCGGSGGIGSILHGGISSGDNVKSVTIMTMESEPKFIKFEEKDAIKALHTYGTTGIMVEVEMRLGKAFNWEQLIFVHDNWHELLEWTYSVATDDKIVKRLVTVFEAEICSYFKPLKKFLPEEKMATFLMVDEPAVEALLESAKAAGIAHVYSRPFGNPPKPPFITDYTWNHTTLWAIKADPSITYLQCGFGENFSENLDKLKNKYGDEFLLHLELTLGNAKFEAGKPGVTVGGIPLIKFTTEERLNEIIDFCKSIGVGIANPHTYKLEEGGVHPDIVEKRALKDAVDPKALLNPGKMISYHKNPFEAQPA
- a CDS encoding ABC transporter ATP-binding protein, with the protein product MLIPPNPDTPLVKIENASKCFGDTIVLDRINFSAKKGDFVSLVGPSGCGKSTFLKLIAGLHLASEGSVTIDGLDPKNAREEMAFIFQDANLLPWRRVLSNVELSSQLRGVSKRKRQETAREVLELVGLSHALRHFPWQLSGGMKMRVSIARALTLSPKLLLLDEPFGALDEMTRDKLNEDLLRIKARDGWTAFFVTHSAAEAVFLSNQIIVLSAKPGRIAEVINVKLPAFRDADLRETSEYLSQVANVSRSIRKAH
- a CDS encoding RidA family protein, which codes for MPKFINPDNIPSPFANYSHAVEIPTKSRILFCSGQLSVSLNESIPEDAESQTVLIFENIKAVLKETNMTLANVVRINTFVTSREHLKPFMKVRDGLFKSPGPASTLIIVSGFSREEFLVEIEVVAAATD
- a CDS encoding amidohydrolase family protein: MAKGSAEPLDGYIQISKEGLIIDIVEGEPSETLGGTLIDARGKIILPGFVSGHNHLWQSAFRGLASDQELYGWLNSLHWTFGDFFQDGDMYNFTLYGALDQLANGITTTLNHSQNVAPTYDQYLEQFEAEMAAGQHFIFSYVLDENEPSAAIRKSKLLSLIDDTSRRPGPHACLGFGLHGTGIYRDMDFHREEVNLAKELDLDMQIHYLEEKAESFRNGQKKFELMAEKGGLWDGLVYAHFIHVTDKILETSAKAGAKMIWNPLSNGRLASGLADIPRYLSAGLEIGMGVDGSASGDVCDPFQNMRMGMYALRMKDSNAAVMSSIDILRMHTLKTAQVLEVDDRVGSLELGKFADFLIIQPGSPVFDPYSTVVLATSANDIESVWVRGQKIVENRRFPNHDMGAIKNEVARRVARIVSDQTGNN
- a CDS encoding DUF2165 family protein produces the protein MQIIRLTKIALVFSVALLLFLIVLNNITDYGSNLLFVENVLGMTTVFEGNQLMWRSIDSPLVHTIFYATIILWEGAAMVFCFIGGYKLLSRLKAPQAEFAEGKSLAIAGLVLSMLQWFVAFITIGGEWFTMWQSEIWNGQDAAFRMFACFGIILIFVYLPEFGENSRGLSEEENTN
- a CDS encoding cytosine deaminase, with amino-acid sequence MPETFILRNAAIPKSLLANSIGSEGAAREAEILIRDLEISDTLITAIAAPGVINATDGVKVKDLSNRIVLPGFIDSHVHLDKAFTWDRAPNVRGEFWDAIDLLSRDRFNWTTEDLYRRGDFALRCAESHGTVAMRTHLDVGRDFGENSYEAMRALSERWSGRIQLQTVSLCGIELYMEPIGQEIAEKSLNFPKALLGGMPQMGPNLDAELDYFFDLAAELGLGVDLHVDENGLAEAECVRRIAKTILKKDFSLPVTCGHVCSLAIQDESRANSTIDLIKEAGVQIVSLPMCNMYLQDRRVAKDSARATPRWRGVTLLHELETAGVPLACASDNVRDAFYAWGDFDMFEVLVQSIRIAHLDMKLNAATRMVTSGPADIMGLEGMGRVEEGSDARLVVFDSRSFNELLARPAQKRELIGFHSEAKETPDYEELQH
- a CDS encoding creatininase family protein, yielding MANKRFLAHMTWPEVKAIDKSKALAVLPVGATEQHGHHLPIYTDTIISSGVLERAMDRLPEVAPAYLLPPITISKSNEHRGFPGTIWVGAKTLYDMLFEIGRSVHESGFRKLCFFNGHGGNVGVLHSVTRDIRDEFGMTTFFGSASSYVNGVDLPPSVDSREKDYGIHASFTETALVKALEPELVKDELAKPCFPDYPTTGIGLTGKVYAQWKTEDWSSTGVFGDPTGVTDEIAAEYLELAVEGTVKFLQDMIDFEYAKPPTEDGL